The following proteins come from a genomic window of Pirellula staleyi DSM 6068:
- a CDS encoding TetR/AcrR family transcriptional regulator, protein MGRVSDTREKLLASALRLVWQRGYAAVTIEEICDAAGVRKGSFYHFFPTKEAVVTAALEEDFASFRAELDRIFSCTTAPLTRLTHFFQHITRQQMALHKTTGQLLGCPIGSISCEVIPQEKKLSTCIQTIFATYEHYLAAAIRDAIAAGELPKQNIARQARLLTALFEGILAQARIHNDPGLLKSLLPAVMNLLGAPQKVKRRKVGKPE, encoded by the coding sequence ATGGGACGAGTCAGCGATACCCGCGAAAAATTGCTCGCCAGCGCGCTCAGGCTCGTGTGGCAACGCGGCTATGCGGCTGTCACCATCGAGGAAATCTGCGACGCCGCTGGGGTGCGTAAGGGAAGTTTCTACCACTTCTTTCCGACAAAAGAAGCGGTTGTGACAGCGGCCCTCGAAGAGGATTTCGCCAGCTTCCGGGCGGAACTCGATCGCATCTTCTCTTGCACAACCGCCCCGCTTACGCGACTTACCCACTTTTTCCAGCACATCACGCGACAGCAGATGGCCCTGCATAAGACGACAGGACAGCTCCTCGGCTGTCCGATTGGCAGCATCAGCTGCGAAGTGATTCCGCAGGAAAAGAAACTCTCCACCTGCATCCAAACGATTTTTGCGACCTACGAACACTACTTGGCTGCCGCCATTCGCGATGCCATCGCTGCGGGAGAACTCCCTAAACAGAACATCGCGCGACAGGCCCGGCTCCTGACAGCCTTGTTCGAAGGGATCTTGGCCCAAGCCCGCATTCACAACGATCCGGGGCTTCTGAAAAGTCTCTTGCCCGCCGTCATGAACCTGCTGGGGGCCCCTCAGAAAGTCAAACGTCGTAAGGTTGGGAAGCCCGAATAG
- a CDS encoding glucose 1-dehydrogenase, whose product MMGSFDGKVVLITGGTSGIGRSTAVAFGKEGAAVVVTGRREAEGAETVRQVEAVGAKALFIQGDVQVAADVEKMVSATVAKFGAVDIAFNNAGVEDPVAPFHLQAESTYDRGFGVNVKGLWLSMQAEIKQMLIQGKGSIINTTSVAGVIGFSYNGVYTATKHAVIGFTKTAALEYAKQGIRVNAVAPGAIETDMINRFASDDATRQMILSMHPMGRMGHPDEIASAVLWLASDGAGFVTGTTLFVDGGFTAS is encoded by the coding sequence ATGATGGGCAGTTTCGATGGCAAGGTTGTCCTAATCACTGGTGGAACGTCTGGAATCGGTCGCAGCACCGCTGTCGCCTTCGGCAAAGAGGGAGCGGCAGTGGTCGTGACCGGTCGACGCGAAGCCGAAGGAGCCGAGACTGTTCGACAAGTCGAAGCGGTCGGCGCCAAGGCGCTCTTCATTCAGGGGGACGTCCAAGTCGCCGCCGATGTCGAGAAAATGGTCAGCGCCACTGTCGCCAAGTTTGGTGCGGTCGATATCGCTTTCAATAACGCCGGCGTCGAAGACCCAGTTGCTCCGTTTCATCTGCAGGCCGAATCGACTTACGATCGTGGCTTCGGGGTGAATGTGAAGGGACTGTGGCTCTCGATGCAGGCCGAGATCAAGCAAATGCTGATCCAGGGGAAAGGCTCGATCATCAACACCACGTCGGTCGCGGGGGTGATTGGGTTTTCTTACAACGGGGTCTACACCGCCACCAAGCATGCGGTGATCGGCTTTACGAAGACGGCGGCGCTTGAGTATGCCAAACAAGGGATCCGTGTGAACGCTGTGGCTCCGGGGGCGATTGAAACCGACATGATCAACCGCTTTGCCAGCGACGATGCGACACGGCAAATGATTTTGTCCATGCATCCGATGGGACGGATGGGGCACCCCGATGAGATTGCTTCCGCTGTGCTGTGGCTCGCCTCCGATGGCGCTGGTTTTGTGACCGGCACCACACTCTTCGTCGATGGTGGTTTCACCGCCTCTTAG
- a CDS encoding PQQ-binding-like beta-propeller repeat protein, whose product MNIRLLVASLSLVCITFTSPLLAEDWPQWMGVRRDGVWNETGTLDKFPAEGPKVLWRAKIAGGYAGPAVSQGRVVVTDFVTQGEFTNDPQTRNDLQGTERVLCLDAASGKELWKFEYPTTYKISYPCGPRCTPTIDGKLVYTLGAEGNLCCLELATGKLVWSRELKKDYSVGAPLWGFAGHPLVEGNQLICLVGGKGAVAVSFDKLTGKELWKALDAREPGYAPPTIVTIGGQRQLVIFHSESINGLAIDCGKTLWSVPVAADYGMSIMAPRSSGSLLYAAGIVDKGVMLKFDGNKPSELWRTENKLGIDSVCSTPIIVGETMYGVDREGELTGMKLETGEHLWQSYAATTGARRANSGTAFLVKNGEKFFLFNEKGELVIAKLSPEGYEELSRGKILEPTGDAFGRKVVWSHPAFANKTIIARNDQEIVCVSLAAE is encoded by the coding sequence ATGAATATCCGCTTGCTTGTCGCCAGTTTGTCGCTCGTTTGTATCACCTTCACGTCTCCGCTCCTCGCCGAAGATTGGCCGCAGTGGATGGGAGTGCGTCGCGATGGGGTCTGGAATGAAACGGGAACCCTCGACAAGTTTCCTGCTGAAGGTCCGAAGGTGCTATGGCGCGCGAAAATCGCTGGTGGCTATGCGGGACCTGCTGTTTCGCAAGGTCGCGTTGTCGTCACCGATTTTGTGACGCAGGGAGAATTCACCAACGATCCGCAGACTCGCAACGACCTACAAGGAACGGAGCGCGTCCTCTGTCTCGATGCTGCCAGTGGCAAGGAGCTGTGGAAGTTCGAGTATCCCACGACGTACAAGATCTCCTATCCCTGTGGACCTCGCTGCACACCGACGATCGATGGCAAACTGGTCTACACGCTTGGAGCCGAGGGGAATCTGTGCTGCCTCGAACTGGCCACGGGCAAGCTCGTTTGGTCGCGCGAGCTGAAAAAAGATTACAGCGTCGGCGCTCCGCTGTGGGGCTTCGCGGGGCATCCACTCGTCGAAGGGAATCAGCTGATCTGTCTCGTCGGTGGAAAAGGGGCGGTGGCTGTTTCGTTCGACAAACTGACGGGCAAAGAGCTTTGGAAAGCGCTCGATGCGCGCGAGCCGGGATATGCTCCACCCACCATTGTGACGATCGGCGGCCAGCGCCAACTGGTGATCTTTCATAGCGAGTCGATCAACGGTCTCGCGATCGATTGTGGCAAAACACTTTGGTCGGTCCCTGTCGCAGCCGACTATGGGATGTCGATCATGGCACCTCGGTCGAGTGGTTCGCTACTTTATGCCGCAGGGATTGTCGACAAAGGTGTGATGCTGAAGTTCGACGGCAACAAGCCTTCGGAACTGTGGCGCACCGAAAACAAGCTCGGCATCGATTCAGTTTGCTCGACGCCGATTATCGTGGGGGAGACGATGTATGGTGTCGACCGCGAAGGAGAGCTGACCGGCATGAAGCTCGAAACGGGGGAGCATCTTTGGCAATCGTATGCCGCGACAACCGGTGCCCGACGTGCGAATTCGGGAACGGCGTTCCTGGTGAAGAATGGGGAGAAGTTTTTCCTGTTCAACGAGAAGGGGGAACTGGTGATCGCCAAGCTCTCGCCGGAAGGATACGAAGAACTGTCGCGCGGAAAGATTCTCGAACCAACCGGCGATGCGTTTGGTCGCAAGGTGGTTTGGAGTCATCCCGCCTTCGCTAATAAAACGATCATTGCCCGCAACGACCAAGAGATTGTGTGCGTTTCACTAGCGGCAGAGTAG
- a CDS encoding DUF1501 domain-containing protein yields MVLSIQQRSAGALHSCRPDRRSSPTRRELLSIGTLALGGLMLPQLLEAEERIAQKSWIKKKSVVVLFLGGGASHIETFNPNMDAPQPYSSITGEVQTTVPGMTFGGTFPKLASVAKQMAVVRSFSHGIGDHVKAIAHVLSGGTDPTGEAKLGYGMGCATAKLGGATHPQTGLPMNSIVTSEEVDSQYRTERGRIERGAAPNALGSSVAPFNPSGGGTMLKNMELSLPIDRLDDRQELLAQLDRVDRQLDTSGAMLGTDRFQQQAIELIVRGAKSAFDLSKEDPRTIQRYDTRKFRVGKKSFQPSQLGRQMLLARRLCESGCRFVTVQSSGWDMHADGNNPGVAAGMEMLGRPLDHAVHTFLTDLAERGLDRDVLLVITGDFGRTPTINKNGGRDHYPKLGTLAFAGGGLKLGQVIGSSTAKNDAPASDPISPAMLCSTVMRTLFDPGQLRLDSSVPRDLAQLAEGRYIEELF; encoded by the coding sequence ATGGTGCTATCGATCCAACAGCGTTCCGCAGGTGCGCTCCACTCTTGTCGGCCCGATCGGCGCAGCAGCCCCACGCGACGCGAGCTCCTTTCGATTGGCACGCTCGCTCTCGGTGGGCTCATGCTGCCGCAGCTGCTCGAGGCGGAAGAGCGAATCGCTCAAAAATCGTGGATCAAAAAGAAGTCGGTGGTGGTTCTGTTTTTGGGAGGTGGCGCCAGTCACATCGAGACGTTCAATCCGAACATGGATGCGCCTCAGCCCTATTCGAGCATCACGGGGGAAGTGCAAACCACCGTGCCAGGAATGACTTTCGGCGGCACCTTTCCGAAGCTTGCATCGGTCGCGAAACAGATGGCGGTGGTGCGGTCGTTCAGCCACGGCATTGGCGACCATGTGAAGGCGATTGCCCATGTGCTCTCGGGTGGAACCGATCCGACGGGCGAGGCCAAGCTGGGCTATGGCATGGGCTGTGCCACGGCCAAACTGGGTGGCGCGACGCATCCCCAAACGGGCCTGCCGATGAACAGCATCGTCACCTCGGAGGAGGTTGATAGTCAGTATCGGACCGAGCGAGGAAGGATCGAGCGAGGGGCGGCCCCTAACGCTTTGGGATCGTCGGTGGCGCCGTTCAATCCGAGTGGTGGTGGCACCATGCTGAAGAACATGGAGCTGTCGCTGCCGATCGATCGACTCGATGATCGCCAGGAACTGCTCGCGCAGCTCGATCGGGTCGATCGCCAACTCGATACCAGCGGGGCGATGCTCGGGACCGATCGGTTTCAGCAGCAGGCGATCGAGTTGATCGTTCGCGGGGCCAAAAGCGCCTTCGATCTCTCGAAAGAAGATCCCCGGACCATCCAGCGTTACGACACGCGGAAGTTTCGTGTCGGTAAGAAGTCGTTTCAGCCATCGCAGCTCGGTCGGCAAATGCTTCTGGCTCGTCGGCTGTGTGAGTCGGGATGTCGGTTTGTCACCGTGCAATCGTCGGGCTGGGATATGCACGCGGATGGCAATAACCCTGGTGTCGCTGCCGGGATGGAGATGCTCGGCCGGCCGCTCGATCATGCCGTGCATACCTTCCTGACCGATCTGGCCGAGCGAGGGCTCGACCGCGATGTGCTGCTGGTGATTACCGGCGATTTCGGCCGGACTCCCACGATCAACAAAAATGGTGGCCGCGATCATTATCCCAAGCTCGGAACGCTCGCCTTTGCTGGCGGTGGATTGAAGCTGGGGCAAGTGATCGGCTCGTCGACGGCCAAAAACGATGCACCTGCCAGCGATCCGATTTCGCCAGCGATGCTGTGCTCGACCGTCATGCGGACGCTGTTCGACCCCGGGCAGTTGCGTCTCGATTCGAGTGTTCCCCGCGATCTGGCCCAGTTGGCGGAAGGCCGGTACATCGAGGAACTCTTTTAA
- the hisF gene encoding imidazole glycerol phosphate synthase subunit HisF, translating into MLAKRVIPCLDVNQGRVVKGTNFLNLRDAGDPVDVAARYEQEGADELVFLDITASHEQRDIMIDVVRRTAEQVFMPLTVGGGIRTLEDIRALLNAGSDKVSINSAACKDPEFVRQAAKRFGSQCIVVNIDPKRVVKNGATVFEVHINGGRTPTGLEAVAWAQRVEELGAGEIVLTSMDCDGTKDGYDLEVTAAVSSAVGIPVVASGGAGKPEHLADAVLLGKADAALAASIFHFGEYTIRQTKEVMAGRGIPVRL; encoded by the coding sequence ATGCTTGCCAAGCGTGTGATTCCGTGCCTCGATGTGAACCAAGGCCGCGTGGTGAAGGGGACCAACTTTCTGAACCTGCGCGATGCTGGCGATCCGGTGGATGTGGCCGCACGGTACGAGCAAGAAGGGGCGGATGAGCTCGTTTTTCTCGACATCACCGCCAGTCACGAACAGCGCGACATCATGATCGACGTGGTGCGACGCACCGCCGAGCAGGTCTTCATGCCGCTGACCGTCGGTGGCGGCATTCGCACGCTCGAAGATATCCGCGCGCTCCTAAATGCAGGCAGCGACAAAGTTTCGATCAACTCAGCCGCTTGTAAGGACCCCGAATTTGTCCGCCAAGCCGCCAAACGCTTTGGCAGCCAGTGCATCGTGGTCAACATCGACCCCAAACGGGTGGTGAAGAACGGCGCGACCGTTTTTGAAGTCCATATCAATGGTGGGCGAACGCCAACGGGGCTCGAAGCCGTCGCGTGGGCGCAGCGTGTCGAAGAACTCGGCGCGGGGGAGATCGTCCTCACCAGCATGGATTGCGACGGCACGAAGGACGGCTACGATCTGGAAGTGACGGCGGCGGTGAGTAGTGCGGTCGGCATTCCGGTCGTGGCCAGTGGCGGAGCTGGAAAGCCAGAGCATTTGGCCGACGCCGTGCTGCTGGGGAAGGCCGACGCAGCTCTGGCCGCCAGCATTTTTCACTTCGGAGAGTACACGATCCGCCAGACGAAGGAAGTGATGGCGGGGCGCGGCATTCCTGTACGCTTATAA
- a CDS encoding PilT/PilU family type 4a pilus ATPase produces MIAKMSVTRTELEVDKFFRALVKFEGSDLHMKVGRPPMIRVRNELRPLNHPNIERIEMAKLLVPMMNDRNRRIFDDEGGADFSHSCDVDGTTWRFRVNLLQQNGCMGLVARRINNKIPNFEGLFLPAAIEKLCFYDQGMVLLAGVTGSGKSTTIASMLDFINRRERIHILTLEDPIEFIFTEDKSLINQREIGFDVKDFKIAMKHAVREDPDVMLVGEMRDEETFMTAIHAAETGHLVFGTIHASSAPSTIGRILDLFPEAMHKAIRSAIAFNMKGIVAQKLLKSIKPGVPRVPTCEIMTFTPMIKKLVLESHDSKLPDAIRIGAADGMQDFTMSLKQLIDDGLIDRPTAFEVAPNPEALKMALKGINVSQPGII; encoded by the coding sequence ATGATTGCCAAAATGTCGGTCACCAGGACCGAATTGGAAGTCGATAAGTTCTTCCGCGCGCTCGTGAAGTTCGAAGGCTCCGACTTGCACATGAAGGTGGGCAGACCGCCGATGATTCGTGTGCGTAACGAACTCCGGCCGCTGAATCATCCGAACATCGAGCGGATCGAGATGGCCAAGCTGCTCGTGCCGATGATGAACGACCGTAACCGCCGCATTTTCGACGACGAAGGTGGTGCTGACTTTTCGCACTCCTGCGATGTCGATGGAACCACCTGGCGCTTCCGCGTGAACTTGCTGCAGCAAAACGGCTGCATGGGTCTCGTGGCACGCCGTATTAATAACAAAATCCCAAACTTCGAGGGTCTGTTCCTTCCCGCTGCGATCGAAAAGCTTTGCTTCTACGATCAAGGGATGGTGCTGCTCGCCGGTGTGACCGGTTCGGGAAAATCGACCACCATCGCGTCGATGCTCGACTTCATCAATCGTCGCGAACGCATCCATATCCTCACGCTCGAAGACCCGATCGAATTCATCTTCACCGAAGACAAATCGCTCATTAATCAGCGCGAAATTGGATTCGACGTGAAGGACTTCAAAATCGCGATGAAACACGCGGTCCGCGAAGATCCCGACGTGATGCTCGTGGGCGAAATGCGTGATGAAGAAACGTTTATGACCGCCATCCATGCTGCCGAAACAGGGCACTTGGTGTTCGGTACGATTCACGCCTCCAGCGCCCCTTCGACGATCGGTCGTATTCTCGACTTGTTCCCCGAAGCGATGCACAAAGCGATTCGTTCGGCGATTGCGTTTAATATGAAGGGGATCGTCGCGCAGAAGCTCCTCAAGTCGATTAAACCCGGTGTCCCTCGCGTGCCAACCTGCGAGATCATGACCTTCACACCGATGATTAAAAAGCTGGTGCTCGAAAGTCACGATAGTAAATTGCCCGACGCAATTCGCATCGGTGCTGCCGACGGTATGCAAGATTTTACGATGAGTTTGAAACAGTTGATCGACGATGGCCTGATCGATCGCCCCACCGCCTTTGAAGTTGCACCGAATCCCGAAGCCCTCAAAATGGCGCTCAAGGGAATCAATGTGTCTCAGCCCGGGATTATCTGA
- a CDS encoding ATPase, T2SS/T4P/T4SS family, whose amino-acid sequence MLRLFALLLLAAVFLAAGAEVAVAQEAWPQYTTDTSHNIVRGPGFYFAIWKLVLLVIPFFLWVKSTDWVSRDLAEIGEGIGLPPDVWNPIMVLTFPLVFVTLTLGIPIFLAGYALAIIAYVAPLAAYVVTRNAKVPNEQKVFTPEHILRKIKNFGKKGGGQDAAPKQPWELGPTVEFTPNSPLASVNQAAVIEARQIPAFVPVKFMIADAIENRADKILLEFTADAVAVRYMIDSVWHNANPKVHDKDPLNRAMGDNMLLVLKRIAQLNGADRRSRQEGKFKLEYSGAKYDIVMLTQGTPTGERVLINFAIITKTVKSLEDLGMREKMRDTLKDLIGPGATGIVVISTMPGDGLTSTWVAALRSTDRLMRDFISIEDKAKPEPDIENVGSQKFDAAAGQNPAAMVPGLILKQPEVMCFPEVTSGDALELAGDWIENETKLVIASIRAKDCVDAIQRVMALKPGDVFTRVIKGALYQRTVRKLCTGCREAVPATPEILQRLGIPAGRVQVLYREKQPLPPGQPPPPKKKGEPEVCPECKGIGYKGRTGIFEILVLNDEIRAALAKNAKPEIIKQLARKAGNRTLQEEAILLIASGVTSLAEVQRVLKQ is encoded by the coding sequence ATGCTGCGTTTGTTCGCTCTGCTGCTGTTGGCAGCTGTTTTTCTGGCTGCCGGAGCAGAGGTTGCAGTTGCTCAGGAAGCATGGCCTCAATACACCACCGACACCTCGCACAACATTGTGCGTGGTCCCGGTTTCTATTTCGCCATCTGGAAGCTGGTGCTGCTCGTCATCCCCTTCTTCTTGTGGGTGAAATCGACCGATTGGGTCAGCCGCGATCTAGCTGAAATCGGTGAAGGGATCGGTCTGCCACCCGACGTGTGGAATCCGATCATGGTCCTCACGTTTCCCCTTGTGTTTGTCACGCTGACGCTCGGGATTCCGATCTTCCTGGCGGGCTATGCACTGGCGATCATTGCTTACGTTGCGCCGCTGGCAGCCTACGTGGTCACGCGTAATGCCAAGGTCCCCAACGAACAGAAAGTCTTCACCCCCGAGCATATCCTGCGCAAGATCAAGAACTTCGGCAAAAAAGGGGGAGGGCAAGATGCCGCTCCCAAACAGCCGTGGGAATTGGGGCCGACCGTCGAGTTCACTCCCAACAGCCCGCTGGCAAGTGTGAATCAGGCCGCTGTGATCGAAGCACGGCAAATCCCGGCGTTTGTGCCGGTGAAGTTCATGATCGCCGATGCCATCGAGAATCGAGCCGACAAGATCCTGCTCGAATTCACCGCCGATGCGGTGGCAGTGCGCTACATGATCGACAGCGTGTGGCACAACGCTAATCCCAAAGTGCACGACAAAGATCCGCTCAATCGCGCCATGGGCGACAACATGCTGCTGGTGCTCAAGCGGATCGCGCAGCTTAACGGAGCCGATCGCCGCAGCCGCCAGGAAGGGAAGTTCAAGCTCGAGTATTCCGGCGCAAAGTACGACATCGTCATGCTCACGCAAGGGACACCAACCGGCGAACGTGTGCTGATCAACTTTGCGATTATCACCAAGACCGTGAAGTCGCTTGAAGACCTGGGAATGCGCGAAAAAATGCGCGACACCCTGAAGGATCTGATTGGCCCCGGCGCGACCGGCATTGTGGTGATTTCGACGATGCCCGGCGATGGTTTGACCAGCACCTGGGTGGCCGCGCTCCGGAGCACCGATCGTCTGATGCGCGACTTTATCTCGATCGAAGATAAGGCCAAGCCCGAACCCGATATCGAAAACGTCGGCTCACAAAAATTCGACGCCGCCGCGGGACAAAACCCGGCTGCGATGGTTCCTGGATTGATCCTCAAACAGCCCGAAGTGATGTGCTTCCCTGAAGTCACCAGCGGCGATGCGCTGGAACTCGCTGGCGACTGGATCGAGAACGAAACCAAGCTGGTGATCGCCAGCATTCGAGCCAAGGATTGCGTCGACGCAATCCAGCGCGTCATGGCGCTCAAGCCGGGCGATGTGTTCACACGCGTGATCAAGGGCGCCCTCTATCAGCGCACCGTTCGCAAGCTTTGCACCGGTTGCCGCGAAGCGGTCCCAGCGACCCCCGAAATCTTACAGCGCCTCGGTATTCCCGCCGGTCGCGTGCAAGTCCTCTACCGCGAGAAACAGCCGCTTCCACCTGGTCAACCACCTCCTCCGAAGAAAAAAGGGGAGCCCGAGGTTTGTCCCGAATGCAAAGGGATCGGCTACAAGGGGCGCACCGGCATTTTCGAAATCCTGGTGCTGAACGACGAAATTCGTGCCGCCCTGGCCAAGAATGCCAAACCTGAAATCATCAAGCAACTCGCTCGAAAAGCAGGCAATCGCACGCTGCAAGAAGAAGCGATTCTGCTGATCGCCTCCGGCGTGACATCGCTAGCCGAAGTGCAGCGCGTGCTGAAACAGTAG
- the recO gene encoding DNA repair protein RecO: MSSEKTTAIVLRVVDFSETSVVTTLFTEHFGKVSALAKGARRPKGPFENAIDLLAVARIVFIRKSSDALDLLTEAKLERRFRSAERSLERLYAGFYLAELLTEMTDTGDPHPELFHASNRVLAELDAGSPVAPLVAGIELFALRDLGHLPLLTECAICGNELVKAARYPFALVAGGVLCPRCRPGQRHVVSVRAEVIEAMHGLSQAAPETWSSIALEPKLAGEMRAVTQHYLAHHLGHRCKMHRWLSGRPA, encoded by the coding sequence ATGTCGAGCGAAAAGACCACTGCCATCGTGCTTCGCGTGGTCGACTTCAGCGAGACAAGTGTCGTCACCACCCTCTTTACCGAGCATTTCGGCAAAGTGAGTGCCCTGGCCAAAGGGGCTCGGCGACCCAAAGGTCCGTTCGAGAACGCGATCGATCTGCTGGCCGTGGCACGAATCGTTTTCATTCGCAAGTCCTCCGATGCACTCGATCTGCTGACCGAGGCCAAACTCGAACGTCGCTTCCGATCAGCCGAGCGAAGCCTCGAGCGGCTGTATGCCGGCTTCTATCTCGCGGAACTTCTCACCGAGATGACCGACACAGGCGATCCGCATCCCGAACTGTTTCATGCTAGCAATCGAGTGCTGGCCGAACTCGATGCCGGAAGTCCCGTTGCTCCGCTTGTCGCCGGGATCGAACTCTTCGCGCTACGGGATCTGGGGCATTTGCCGCTGCTTACCGAGTGCGCAATTTGTGGTAATGAACTGGTGAAAGCAGCTCGTTATCCCTTTGCGCTGGTCGCGGGAGGGGTGTTATGTCCACGCTGTCGCCCCGGTCAGCGGCACGTGGTGAGCGTTCGCGCCGAGGTGATCGAGGCGATGCACGGGCTTTCGCAAGCGGCACCCGAAACGTGGAGCAGCATCGCGCTTGAGCCCAAACTGGCGGGGGAAATGCGGGCTGTCACGCAGCACTATCTGGCCCATCATCTGGGGCATCGCTGCAAAATGCATCGCTGGCTGAGTGGTCGGCCCGCATGA
- the bamD gene encoding outer membrane protein assembly factor BamD: MSRPAKCRTSSLAIYLLAIACSFAASGCTLMRPRSSEQSGAAPVAGSEPSQPPSDVQQASYDDGDKQEESFLEWEDLSLKNLGKTTKRLAGQGPDRKLAQQLYREAEELYKEAAAAEGSRRKEMFFAAAAKFEEAADRWPSSALEQDALFMTGESYFFCDEYPEANTFYERLIKQYPNNRHLDSVETRRFAIAKYWIEHNRENPEQFWSFNWFDETRPWRDSRGQALRVLDKIRIDDPTGRLADDATLAAANEHFASGKWTKADDWYTDLRQAYPTSEHQFLAHYLGLKAKLNSYMGPDYSANSLDEAEKLIKQIRRQFPNEAAKESDFLDRAAAEIRYKKAEKVWNVASYYDKRGEYRAAAHHYRRIAADFSDTPFSSRSDQRLAEIGQRPAVPAPKAQWLVDLLPKTDRLKPFLEANARAKAEEEAQMAQQPPELGETLQR, encoded by the coding sequence ATGTCCCGACCCGCGAAATGCCGAACATCGTCGCTCGCCATCTACCTGCTGGCGATCGCCTGCTCCTTTGCTGCGAGTGGCTGCACGCTGATGCGCCCCCGAAGTAGCGAGCAGTCGGGCGCTGCGCCTGTAGCTGGCAGTGAGCCATCGCAACCACCGAGCGATGTCCAGCAAGCTTCTTACGACGATGGCGACAAACAAGAAGAGTCGTTCCTCGAGTGGGAAGATCTGTCGCTCAAGAACTTAGGTAAGACCACCAAACGACTAGCCGGCCAAGGCCCCGATCGTAAATTGGCTCAGCAACTCTACCGCGAAGCAGAAGAGCTTTACAAAGAGGCAGCCGCCGCTGAAGGCTCGCGCCGTAAAGAAATGTTCTTTGCCGCTGCTGCGAAATTCGAAGAAGCGGCCGATCGCTGGCCCAGTTCGGCGCTCGAACAAGACGCGCTCTTCATGACCGGCGAGAGCTACTTCTTCTGCGACGAATATCCCGAAGCTAACACGTTCTACGAGCGGCTGATCAAGCAGTATCCGAACAACCGCCATCTCGACTCGGTTGAAACCCGCCGCTTTGCAATCGCCAAGTACTGGATCGAACACAACCGCGAGAATCCCGAGCAATTCTGGTCGTTCAACTGGTTCGACGAGACCCGCCCATGGCGCGATTCGCGTGGTCAGGCGCTTCGAGTGCTCGACAAAATTCGTATCGACGATCCCACCGGTCGCCTGGCCGACGATGCCACTCTCGCCGCTGCGAACGAACATTTTGCCTCGGGTAAATGGACGAAAGCCGACGATTGGTATACCGATCTGCGTCAGGCGTATCCGACGAGCGAGCATCAATTCCTGGCTCACTACTTGGGGCTGAAGGCGAAACTCAACAGCTACATGGGACCCGATTACTCGGCCAATTCGCTCGACGAAGCAGAGAAACTGATCAAGCAGATTCGCCGCCAATTTCCCAACGAAGCGGCCAAAGAATCGGACTTCCTCGACCGTGCGGCAGCGGAGATCCGCTACAAGAAGGCGGAGAAAGTTTGGAACGTGGCGAGCTACTACGACAAGCGTGGTGAATATCGCGCCGCAGCCCATCACTATCGACGAATCGCTGCTGACTTTAGCGACACACCGTTCAGCAGCCGCAGCGATCAGCGTTTGGCTGAAATTGGCCAGCGTCCCGCCGTCCCGGCTCCCAAAGCGCAGTGGCTGGTCGATCTGCTGCCGAAAACCGATCGTTTGAAACCGTTCCTCGAGGCGAATGCTCGCGCGAAGGCGGAAGAAGAGGCTCAAATGGCTCAGCAGCCTCCCGAGCTTGGCGAAACCTTGCAGCGCTAA
- the lptE gene encoding LPS assembly lipoprotein LptE: MLSHLPSSTTKSTRRETLAQLLSMLCGAAATAGCAGYQVGSRSLYRPDVRSVHVPIAQSDSFRRYLGERLTEAVVKQIEVRTPYKVASNDAADSVLTMRIVSESKRVLAETRNDDVRDIETDFFIQISWVDRRGDLIMNYSDLPLQPLLVNISQDANFVPEGGQSLATAQQEAIHRLATQVVDQMEIRW; encoded by the coding sequence ATGTTGTCTCACCTTCCCAGTTCGACCACGAAGAGCACGCGCCGCGAGACGCTGGCGCAGCTGCTGTCGATGCTCTGTGGTGCGGCTGCTACAGCCGGTTGTGCTGGCTATCAGGTGGGCAGTCGTTCGCTCTATCGCCCCGATGTTCGTTCGGTTCATGTGCCGATCGCGCAGTCCGACAGTTTTCGCCGCTATCTTGGCGAACGGCTCACCGAAGCGGTGGTGAAGCAGATCGAGGTTCGCACCCCTTACAAAGTGGCGAGCAACGATGCGGCCGACAGCGTGCTGACGATGCGCATTGTGTCGGAATCTAAGCGTGTGCTTGCCGAAACGCGTAACGATGACGTGCGCGATATCGAGACCGACTTTTTCATTCAGATCAGCTGGGTCGATCGCCGTGGCGATTTGATCATGAACTATAGCGATCTGCCGCTGCAGCCTCTCTTGGTGAACATCAGCCAAGATGCCAACTTTGTTCCCGAAGGTGGCCAGTCTCTCGCCACCGCGCAGCAAGAGGCCATTCATCGCCTCGCCACCCAAGTCGTCGACCAGATGGAAATCCGCTGGTAG